One window of the Balaenoptera ricei isolate mBalRic1 chromosome X, mBalRic1.hap2, whole genome shotgun sequence genome contains the following:
- the ASMTL gene encoding probable bifunctional dTTP/UTP pyrophosphatase/methyltransferase protein, translated as MVLCPVIGKLQHKHVVLASASPRRQEILSNAGLRFEVANSPQRQRLEPGDAGAWRRPRTLTAGSFLADGRLDTEVSEFYEETTVTFSELSEELLWEYINSGEPMDKAGGYGIQALGGMLVENVHGDFLNVVGFPLNHFCKELARLYYPPRPEGLRRVKRDSIPAVDTFENLSDTEGGGSDPGPSAEGGRGGEEADGDRSQAPGALDAALNGADSRPPFPTGLLELMDGFKASKVLFTACKLKLFDVLKDQGPLTAVDVARKLDACAGGTEQLLDVCAALGLLEKTHRGYSNTAVATLHLVSDGEHSLLGLAEYNDAHVWGVFTRLGLAMREGAGQARGALGVTEEEEHLSQSREMTLQFMRAMHSLSKLTTHHVATAFDLSRFTSACDLGGCTGILAHELAREYPHLQVTVFDLPEVIELSGGFQRGGRQTERIRFVPGDFFKDNLPEADLYVLSRILQDWPDDRLHKLLSRISSSCKPGGGLLVAEAAAAEEGASRSPRLRTLSAGQPRSPDEHRRLLQRHGFRDVRVARAGDLLRVVLGTRAAP; from the exons ATGGTGCTGTGTCCGGTGATCGGGAAGCTGCAGCACAAGCACGTGGTGCTGGCCAGCGCCTCCCCGCGCCGCCAGGAGATCCTCAGCAACGCG GGCCTCAGGTTCGAGGTG GCCAACTCCCCCCAGAGGCAGCGGCTAGAACCTGGGGACGCGGGGGCCTGGCGCCGGCCACGCACCCTCACTGCGGGGTCCTTCCTTGCAGACGGCCGGCTGGACACGGAGGTCTCGGAGTTCTACGAGGAGACCACGGTGACGTTCTCGGAGCTGTCGGAGGAGCTGCTGTGGGAGTACATCAACAGCGGGGAGCCCAT GGACAAGGCTGGCGGCTACGGGATCCAGGCGCTGGGCGGGATGCTGGTGGAGAACGTGCACGGGGACTTCCTCAACGTCGTGGGCTTCCCCCTGAACCACTTCTGCAAGGAGCTGGCACGCCTGTACTACCCGCCCCGCCCCGAGGGCCTGCGGCGGGTCAAGCGCGACTCCATCCCCGCCGTCGACACCTTCGAGAATCTCAGTGACACGGAGGGAGGTGGCTCGGACCCAGGTCCGAGCGCCGAGGGCGGCCGTGGTGGCGAGGAGGCGGACGGAGACCGGTCACAGGCTCCCGGAGCGCTGGACGCAGCCCTTAACGGGGCGGACAGCCGGCCCCCGTTCCCCACGGGCCTCCTGGAGCTGATGGACGGCTTCAAAGCATCCAAG GTCCTGTTCACGGCTTGCAAGCTCAAACTGTTTGATGTGTTGAAAGACCAAGGCCCCCTGACGGCCGTGGATGTCGCCCGCAAACTCGACGCCTGCGCGGGCGGGACCGAGCAGCTGCTGGATGTCTGCGCGGCCCTGGGGTTACTGGAGAAGACGCACAGAG GTTACAGCAACACGGCGGTGGCGACCCTGCACCTGGTGTCAGACGGCGAACACTCTCTCCTGGGCCTGGCCGAGTACAATGACGCCCACGTCTGGGGCGTCTTCACACGCCTGGGCCTGGCCATGCGGGAGGGGGCGGGCCAGGCCCGCGGGGCTCTGGGGGTgacggaggaggaggagcacCTGTCCCAG AGCAGGGAGATGACGCTGCAGTTCATGAGGGCCATGCACAGCCTCAGCAAGCTGACCACCCACCACGTGGCCACAGCCTTCGACCTGTCCCGATTCACCTCTGCCTGCGACCTGGGAG GCTGCACCGGCATCCTGGCCCACGAGCTCGCCCGGGAGTACCCGCATCTGCAGGTGACTGTGTTTGACCTCCCAGAGGTCATTGAGCTCTCTGGGGGCTTTCAGCGTGGCGGACGACAGACAGAGCGGATCCGCTTTGTGCCAG GTGACTTTTTCAAAGACAACCTCCCGGAAGCAGATCTGTACGTTCTTTCCAGAATTCTGCAGGACTGGCCGGATGACAGACTCCACAAGTTACTGAGCCGGATCTCGAGCAGCTGCAAACCAG GCGGTGGCCTCCTGGTGGCGgaagcggcggcggcggaggaggGGGCGTCGCGGAGCCCCCGGCTGCGGACCCTGAGCGCCGGGCAGCCCCGGAGCCCCGACGAGCACCGCCGCCTCCTGCAGCGACACGGCTTCCGGGACGTGCGGGTGGCGCGCGCGGGGGACCTGCTGCGCGTGGTCCTGGGCACCCGAGCTGCGCCCTGA
- the P2RY8 gene encoding P2Y purinoceptor 8, producing MDMNLTRPDNATLLMLRDPAIAVVLPVVYSLVALISIPGNLFSLWVLCRHIGPKTPSVIFMINLSVTDLMLACVLPFQIYYHCNGNHWVFGELLCNVVTVAFYANMYSSILTMTCISVDRFLGVVYPLASARWRCRRYAAAACAGTWLLLLAALSPLARTDLTYAVEALGIVTCFDVLKSTMLPSVATWAAFLFTLFVVLFLIPFVVTVVCYTATILALLRSADRHGEARRRRAVCLAAVVLLAFVTCFAPNNFVLLAHVVSRLFFGRSYYHVYKLTLCLSCLNNCLDPFVYYFASREFQLHMRHYLGYRPLATGSPEGRRESLGSGHTLSVRSAEGLDAAGRPSVKRQESVF from the coding sequence ATGGACATGAACCTGACGCGTCCAGACAACGCCACCCTCCTGATGCTGCGGGACCCGGCCATCGCGGTGGTCCTGCCGGTGGTGTACTCGCTGGTGGCGCTCATCAGTATCCCCGGCAACCTGTTCTCGCTGTGGGTGCTGTGTCGCCACATCGGGCCCAAGACACCCTCGGTCATCTTCATGATCAACCTGAGCGTCACGGACCTGATGCTGGCCTGCGTGCTACCCTTCCAGATCTACTACCACTGCAACGGCAACCACTGGGTGTTCGGCGAGCTGCTGTGCAACGTGGTGACCGTGGCCTTCTACGCGAACATGTACTCCTCCATCCTCACCATGACGTGCATCAGCGTGGACCGCTTCCTGGGCGTCGTGTACCCGCTGGCCTCCGCCCGCTGGCGCTGCCGTCGCTACGCCGCGGCCGCCTGCGCCGGCACGTGGCTCCTGCTTCTGGCCGCCCTGTCGCCGCTGGCGCGCACGGACCTCACCTACGCCGTGGAGGCGCTGGGCATCGTCACCTGCTTCGACGTCCTCAAGTCCACCATGCTCCCCAGCGTGGCCACGTGGGCGGCGTTCCTCTTCACCCTGTTCGTCGTGCTCTTCCTCATCCCCTTCGTGGTCACCGTGGTCTGCTACACGGCCACTATCCTCGCGCTGCTGCGCTCGGCCGACCGCCACGGGGAGGCCCGGAGGAGGCGCGCCGTGTGCCTGGCGGCCGTGGTGCTGCTGGCCTTCGTCACCTGCTTCGCGCCCAACAACTTCGTGCTGCTGGCCCACGTGGTCAGCCGGCTGTTCTTCGGCCGCAGCTACTACCACGTGTACAAGCTCACGCTCTGCCTCAGCTGCCTCAACAACTGCCTGGACCCCTTCGTCTACTACTTCGCCTCCCGTGAGTTCCAGCTCCACATGCGGCACTACCTGGGCTACAGGCCCCTGGCCACCGGCAGCCCCGAGGGGCGCCGCGAGAGCCTCGGCTCCGGCCACACGCTGTCCGTGCGCTCCGCGGAGGGGCTGGACGCCGCCGGCCGGCCCAGCGTCAAGCGGCAGGAGAGCGTCTTCTGA